In one window of Tenrec ecaudatus isolate mTenEca1 chromosome 3, mTenEca1.hap1, whole genome shotgun sequence DNA:
- the SMIM43 gene encoding small integral membrane protein 43 produces MEWELNLLLYLALFFFLLFLLFLLLYAVIKQLKNSVASTAGALQPGRLSLHREPWGFSREQAV; encoded by the coding sequence ATGGAGTGGGAGCTCAACCTGCTGCTCTACCTGGCGCTCTTCTTCTTCCTGCTCTTCCTACTTTTCCTCCTGCTCTACGCGGTCATCAAGCAGCTGAAGAACTCCGTGGCCAGCACGGCCGGGGCGCTGCAACCCGGCCGCCTCTCGCTGCACCGGGAGCCGTGGGGCTTCTCGCGCGAGCAAGCCGTGTGA